The DNA window GTGAGTCGCGATTATCTTTACGTTCAGTCCCGAATAGCATATAGTATTTCTCACCTGGTCCCAGGCTCTTCCAGCGGCGAATATGGCAAACGTAGAGGCGAACGGTATCTTGCCGCAGGTAGCCAGGCCCGCGGCCGTGCCCATCATATCTGCCTCTGCCACCCCCATCTGAAAGAACCGGTCAGGAAACTCCTTGGCGAACATCGATGTCTTTGTGGAGACAGATAGATCAGCTGCGAGGGCGACTATCTGAGGATTCTCCCGGCCCATTTCGAGAAGCGTCTGTCCAAAGGCAGCGCGCATCGATTCCTTATTGCACATCCAGGTCTCCTCCCAGTTCTTCCAGAGCTTTTTTCGCTTCGAGCTCATTTGGAGCTCGGCCGTGCCACGTGACATCGTCCTCCATGAATGATACCCCCTTGCCCTTTATCGTGTTTGCGACGATCATCGTGGGAGCACGCTTCACCTTCTCTGCTTCATCGAGCGCACGGACGATCTGTCCCATGTCGTGACCGTCAATCTCTATTGTATTCCAGCCAAAAGATGACCACTTCTCCGCGTATGATATTGGATCCTTGATGCGAGAAACCCTGTCGTCAATCTGGAGGTCATTGTGGTCGATGATTGCGCAGAGGTTGTCCAGCCGCCTGTGGAACGAGGTCATGGAAGCCTCCCAGACCTGTCCTTCCTGGCTCTCACCATCACCCAGCATGCAGTACACTCTGTAGTCCTTTTTGTCCAGCTTTCCAGCAAGTGCAATACCATTGGAAACTGAAAGCCCCTGACCGAGTGAACCGGAAGATATTGTCACCCCAGGCGTCATTGTAGAACTGGGATGGCCCTGGAGAATGGAGCCCAGCTTTCTCAAAGTCCAGAGGTGTTTCCTCTCAAAGTAG is part of the candidate division TA06 bacterium genome and encodes:
- a CDS encoding transketolase — translated: MNLQELKEKARRVRIDVIKMLTRAGSGHPGGSLSSADILVALFFYKMRHDPENPEWPERDRFILSKGHCCPALYAVLSMAGYFERKHLWTLRKLGSILQGHPSSTMTPGVTISSGSLGQGLSVSNGIALAGKLDKKDYRVYCMLGDGESQEGQVWEASMTSFHRRLDNLCAIIDHNDLQIDDRVSRIKDPISYAEKWSSFGWNTIEIDGHDMGQIVRALDEAEKVKRAPTMIVANTIKGKGVSFMEDDVTWHGRAPNELEAKKALEELGGDLDVQ